A genomic window from Streptomyces sp. HUAS YS2 includes:
- a CDS encoding aldo/keto reductase, which produces MTTTDQQTSPTFLLGGDLPVARMGFGAMRLPAREIAGPANDPETSAAVLRRAVELGVNHIDTAWFYFHGGLSANGLIHRTLHPYPEHLVLAAKVGPVRNPDGSWGPPAGPRELAADVHRTLRELGRDRLDLVYLRLQPGGGEGPLADRFAALAALREEGLIRHLGLSNTTTEQLAQAQRIAPVAAVQNQYGLFHRPDPAVLDACTRQGIAYVPFFSLETLGRPEPTEPLHRIAARHEATPAQIKLAWMLAQSPVVLPIPGTSSLPHVEENTAAATVRLAEPDLTMLNALPH; this is translated from the coding sequence ATGACGACCACTGATCAGCAGACCTCCCCCACCTTCCTCCTCGGCGGAGACCTCCCCGTCGCCCGCATGGGATTCGGCGCCATGCGGCTGCCGGCCCGGGAGATCGCCGGCCCCGCGAACGACCCGGAGACCTCGGCGGCCGTACTGCGGCGGGCCGTCGAGCTCGGGGTGAACCACATCGACACCGCCTGGTTCTACTTCCACGGCGGGCTCTCGGCGAACGGCCTGATCCACCGCACTCTGCACCCGTACCCCGAGCACCTGGTCCTGGCGGCCAAGGTCGGCCCGGTCCGGAACCCCGACGGCAGTTGGGGACCCCCGGCGGGACCTCGCGAGCTGGCCGCCGACGTCCACCGCACCCTGCGCGAACTCGGCCGCGACCGTCTCGACCTCGTGTACCTGCGCCTCCAGCCGGGCGGCGGGGAAGGGCCGCTCGCCGACCGGTTCGCGGCACTCGCAGCCCTGCGCGAGGAGGGCCTGATCCGACACCTCGGCCTGAGCAACACGACCACCGAGCAGCTCGCCCAGGCGCAACGGATCGCCCCGGTGGCGGCCGTGCAGAACCAGTACGGCCTGTTCCACCGCCCGGACCCGGCCGTCCTCGACGCGTGCACCCGTCAGGGCATCGCCTACGTCCCGTTCTTCTCCTTGGAGACCCTGGGCCGCCCGGAACCGACCGAACCCCTCCACCGCATCGCCGCGCGACACGAAGCCACACCGGCCCAGATCAAACTCGCCTGGATGCTCGCCCAGTCCCCGGTGGTCCTTCCCATCCCGGGTACCTCGTCACTGCCCCACGTGGAGGAAAACACCGCAGCCGCCACCGTGCGCCTCGCGGAGCCCGACCTGACGATGCTGAACGCGCTACCGCACTGA
- a CDS encoding DUF5994 family protein → MTDAGFSPRLLPDEVHRAVGPGTALLRLETTGSRQSLLDGAWWPRSRDVGREIPPLITALTEHLGPITRVGLDASAWNGIPTRLTVDDRVVHLDSFPVGDDTVLITRGDNDHFSLMVVPPATTPEAARTAMARAVHADNVTQAAEILLAELPHAAAPSGGTSPDDDEAPGR, encoded by the coding sequence ATGACCGACGCAGGCTTCTCCCCGCGCCTCCTGCCGGACGAGGTCCACCGGGCCGTCGGGCCGGGCACCGCGCTGCTCCGGCTGGAGACGACAGGGTCTCGGCAGAGCCTCCTCGACGGCGCGTGGTGGCCGCGCTCGCGCGACGTCGGGCGGGAGATCCCGCCGTTGATCACCGCCCTGACCGAGCACCTCGGGCCCATCACCCGGGTCGGCCTGGACGCCTCCGCCTGGAACGGCATCCCCACTCGCCTGACCGTCGACGACCGGGTCGTGCACCTCGACTCCTTCCCCGTCGGCGACGACACCGTCCTGATCACACGCGGCGACAACGACCACTTCTCCCTCATGGTCGTCCCGCCCGCCACGACCCCCGAGGCCGCTCGCACGGCCATGGCCCGCGCCGTCCACGCCGACAACGTCACCCAGGCCGCCGAGATCCTCCTCGCCGAACTCCCCCACGCCGCAGCCCCGTCGGGCGGTACTTCCCCGGACGACGACGAAGCCCCAGGTCGCTGA
- a CDS encoding NAD(P)/FAD-dependent oxidoreductase has product MSKHTDVVVIGGGYAGVMAANRLTQGGDVTVTVINPRPSFVHRIRLHQLVGGTGEAVHDYREVLGEGVRLVVDTVTRIDATERSVALASGGTVGYDYLVYAVGSGSADPSVPGAAEFAYPIGTFEEAERLRPVVEAASATAAVTVVGAGPTGIETAAELAEAGRAVTLVCGGVLGPYLHPRGRRSVARRLARLGVTVLDGPDAKVTEVTRDAVRLSGGRELPSAVTIWTVGFGVPDLAVRSGLSTDALGRLLTDETLTSVDDARIIAAGDSAAPSGLPLRMSCQAAMPMGAQAADTVLSLIAGEQPETLNNPFAAQCISLGRGDGIFQFSNRSDAAVWLKVDGRLGAKIKETVCVGVVKHMADEAANPGGYRLHRAGGAGARQARLEAAGPAPTSAQRASA; this is encoded by the coding sequence ATGAGCAAGCACACCGATGTGGTCGTGATCGGCGGCGGGTACGCCGGTGTCATGGCGGCCAACCGCCTCACGCAGGGCGGCGACGTGACGGTGACCGTGATCAACCCGCGCCCGTCCTTCGTCCACCGGATCCGCCTGCACCAGCTGGTGGGCGGGACCGGGGAGGCGGTCCACGACTACCGGGAGGTGCTGGGCGAGGGCGTCCGGCTGGTGGTCGACACCGTGACCCGGATCGACGCGACGGAGCGCAGCGTGGCGCTGGCGTCGGGCGGCACGGTCGGCTACGACTACCTGGTCTACGCGGTGGGCAGCGGCAGCGCCGACCCGAGCGTGCCGGGAGCGGCCGAGTTCGCGTACCCGATCGGCACGTTCGAGGAGGCGGAGCGGCTGCGGCCGGTCGTGGAGGCCGCGTCCGCGACGGCCGCGGTGACGGTCGTGGGAGCCGGCCCGACCGGCATCGAGACCGCAGCCGAACTGGCGGAGGCGGGTCGCGCGGTGACCCTGGTCTGCGGCGGCGTGCTCGGCCCGTACCTGCACCCGCGGGGCCGCCGTTCGGTGGCCCGGCGCCTGGCCCGGCTCGGGGTGACGGTCCTCGACGGCCCCGACGCGAAGGTGACGGAGGTGACCCGCGACGCCGTCCGGCTCAGCGGCGGGCGCGAGCTGCCGAGCGCGGTGACGATCTGGACCGTCGGCTTCGGCGTCCCCGACCTGGCCGTGCGCAGTGGTCTGAGCACCGACGCCCTGGGCCGCCTGCTCACGGACGAGACACTGACCAGCGTGGACGACGCCCGCATCATCGCGGCCGGGGACTCGGCGGCACCGTCGGGCCTGCCGCTGCGGATGAGCTGCCAGGCCGCGATGCCGATGGGCGCGCAGGCCGCGGACACGGTGCTCAGCCTGATCGCGGGCGAGCAGCCCGAGACCCTCAACAACCCGTTCGCCGCCCAGTGCATCAGCCTGGGCCGCGGCGACGGCATCTTCCAGTTCTCCAACCGGTCGGACGCCGCGGTGTGGCTGAAGGTCGACGGCCGCCTGGGCGCGAAGATCAAGGAGACGGTGTGCGTGGGCGTCGTCAAGCACATGGCCGACGAGGCGGCCAACCCCGGCGGCTACCGCCTCCACCGCGCGGGCGGCGCCGGCGCCCGCCAGGCCCGCCTCGAGGCAGCCGGCCCGGCCCCGACCTCGGCCCAGCGAGCATCGGCCTGA
- a CDS encoding NAD(P)-dependent oxidoreductase, protein MHIGVIGATGTIGSRVVDEALRRGHRVTAFSRNASWITDRRENLSWASIDVLDAASVAAVLPGLDVLISGFQPGNAAKDFADTVRRSIADPTVYATAAQALLKALESHPRTRLIVIGGAGSLEIEPGVVRADHEDLIHASLDELGLPRAYAAAVRGHREALNVLRASNRLWTYFSPAEQIAPGERTGRFRIGGDQPVRDADGLSRISAEDAAVALLDEAELPRFVQRRFTIGY, encoded by the coding sequence ATGCACATCGGCGTCATCGGAGCCACCGGCACCATCGGCAGTCGGGTCGTCGACGAGGCGCTGCGACGCGGACACCGCGTCACGGCGTTCAGCCGAAACGCCTCCTGGATCACCGACCGGCGCGAGAACCTCAGTTGGGCGAGCATCGACGTGTTGGACGCCGCGAGCGTCGCCGCCGTCCTGCCGGGCCTGGACGTCCTGATCAGCGGCTTCCAGCCGGGCAACGCGGCGAAGGACTTCGCCGACACCGTCCGGCGCTCGATCGCGGACCCGACCGTCTACGCGACTGCCGCCCAGGCCCTGCTCAAGGCCCTGGAGAGCCACCCCCGAACCCGACTGATCGTCATCGGCGGCGCCGGCAGCCTGGAGATCGAGCCGGGCGTCGTCCGCGCCGACCACGAGGACCTCATCCACGCATCGCTCGACGAACTCGGCCTGCCTCGCGCGTACGCCGCCGCCGTACGCGGCCACCGAGAGGCGCTGAACGTCCTGCGCGCCTCGAACCGCCTCTGGACGTACTTCAGCCCCGCCGAACAGATCGCCCCCGGCGAGCGCACCGGCCGCTTCCGCATCGGTGGCGACCAGCCCGTACGAGACGCCGACGGCCTGAGCCGAATCTCCGCGGAGGACGCCGCGGTCGCCCTCCTGGACGAAGCGGAACTGCCCCGCTTCGTCCAACGCCGCTTCACCATCGGCTACTGA
- a CDS encoding DUF7683 domain-containing protein → MSSEPTGRPCPRRLPFTAPVAVWVLEGYSKADEFLRTTFPVEPEQILRLRDVIEPDPDDPWMLYCYAVPVEVRPAVDAILRCGPPDPELDYFTGAYAAE, encoded by the coding sequence ATGTCCAGTGAGCCGACGGGAAGACCTTGCCCACGCCGACTGCCCTTCACCGCTCCCGTCGCCGTCTGGGTACTGGAGGGGTACAGCAAGGCGGATGAGTTCCTGCGCACCACGTTCCCCGTCGAACCCGAGCAGATTCTGCGGCTTCGGGACGTGATCGAGCCGGATCCGGACGACCCCTGGATGCTCTACTGCTACGCCGTACCGGTCGAGGTCCGGCCCGCGGTCGACGCGATCCTGCGGTGCGGGCCGCCCGATCCGGAACTCGACTACTTCACGGGCGCCTACGCGGCGGAGTGA
- a CDS encoding TetR/AcrR family transcriptional regulator, whose product MAATRSTGRRERLRAETTAEIKRTALELMGSGGPDAITLRAIAREMGMTANAIYGYFATRDDLVTALIADVYTALADAVDAAWAASAQGAPAERIQAWAHAFRDWALTNPEGFRLIYGDPVPGYRAPDGGAAPDAARRVCVGIAGLADAAWDSAGPAYEGDFAWDDFDPGLLGKVRPAFPALPPAGVALALRIWGHLHGLVTLEIYGHLRAQTPSPEKLFHAELAQLGRSLGLDA is encoded by the coding sequence GTGGCAGCCACCCGAAGCACCGGACGACGCGAGCGACTGCGGGCCGAGACGACCGCGGAGATCAAGCGCACGGCACTTGAGCTGATGGGCTCGGGCGGTCCCGACGCGATCACCCTGCGGGCGATCGCCCGCGAGATGGGCATGACCGCCAACGCCATCTACGGCTACTTCGCGACCCGCGACGACCTGGTCACGGCCCTCATCGCGGACGTCTACACCGCGCTCGCCGACGCCGTCGACGCCGCCTGGGCCGCCTCCGCGCAGGGCGCCCCGGCCGAGCGGATACAGGCATGGGCGCACGCCTTCCGCGACTGGGCGCTGACCAACCCCGAGGGCTTCCGGCTGATCTACGGCGACCCCGTCCCCGGCTACCGGGCCCCGGACGGCGGCGCCGCGCCGGACGCCGCGCGGCGGGTCTGCGTGGGCATCGCCGGGCTTGCCGACGCGGCCTGGGACAGCGCCGGACCCGCGTACGAGGGCGACTTCGCATGGGACGACTTCGACCCCGGCCTCCTCGGCAAGGTCCGACCGGCGTTCCCCGCGCTTCCGCCGGCCGGGGTGGCCCTGGCCCTGCGGATCTGGGGACACCTGCACGGCCTGGTCACGCTGGAGATCTACGGTCACCTGCGCGCCCAGACGCCCTCACCGGAGAAGCTCTTCCATGCCGAACTCGCCCAGCTGGGGCGTTCGTTGGGTCTCGACGCCTAG
- a CDS encoding RidA family protein has translation MSSQVKAFGFGMPWESLYGYSQATQVGDTVYVSGQLSHDRHGDFVGAGDFELQVRTTLENLDLVLRQFGAERGQIVETTVLVRNLRENFDTTARLHAEYFGEHRPASTVMGVSDLALPDQLVEIGALVRLDVRA, from the coding sequence ATGAGTTCTCAGGTGAAGGCATTCGGGTTCGGCATGCCGTGGGAGTCGTTGTACGGGTACAGTCAGGCCACTCAGGTCGGTGACACGGTTTATGTGTCGGGGCAGCTGTCTCATGACCGTCACGGCGACTTCGTGGGTGCCGGCGACTTCGAACTGCAGGTCCGCACCACGCTGGAGAATCTGGACCTGGTGCTGAGGCAGTTCGGGGCCGAGCGTGGCCAGATAGTGGAGACCACGGTTCTGGTGAGGAACCTGCGGGAGAACTTCGACACGACAGCACGCCTCCACGCCGAGTACTTCGGGGAGCACCGGCCCGCCAGCACGGTCATGGGCGTTTCCGACTTGGCGCTGCCGGACCAGCTCGTGGAGATCGGCGCGCTCGTGCGTCTCGATGTGAGGGCATAG
- a CDS encoding GAF domain-containing SpoIIE family protein phosphatase — protein MTVGPHEDGDPDRSESFGEMLLGGLLDHAHALPPDRVGSALADAVARIGGREVRILLQDYGQQNLVPLAGDGLEDGYPLPIDGSEAGRCFLTSRPVEVPVADGVRVHVPLLDGGDQAGVLAVTLDAVDDDARRILRRLAALAADTMQTKNGYTDLFFRTRRGEPMSVAAEIQWSLLPPLAMTMPRVAVAGVLEPAYDVAGDSFDYALNGDVLHLAMIDAMGHGLDAATMATVAIGAYRHARRTSVELSEIYLFMDRAVAEQFAPDHFVTAQMLRLDTGTGRLQWVNAGHPAPMLIREHRVVRRLDSPTTLPVGFGGDQPQVSEVTLALGDRILCFTDGLIEEHETGQEEFGEDQLIDWVHRLDRADRSVRAVARDLSHTLRRARGGATTDDATLVLVEWRGRG, from the coding sequence ATGACCGTCGGACCGCACGAGGACGGGGACCCCGACCGCTCGGAGAGCTTCGGGGAGATGCTGCTGGGCGGGCTCCTGGACCACGCCCACGCGCTGCCGCCCGACCGGGTCGGATCGGCCCTCGCCGACGCGGTCGCCCGGATCGGGGGCCGCGAGGTGCGGATCCTGCTCCAGGACTACGGTCAGCAGAATCTGGTCCCCCTGGCCGGGGACGGACTGGAGGACGGCTACCCCCTGCCCATCGACGGTTCGGAGGCCGGCCGCTGCTTCCTCACCTCGCGCCCGGTGGAGGTGCCGGTGGCCGACGGCGTACGGGTCCACGTCCCGCTGCTCGACGGCGGCGACCAGGCCGGCGTCCTGGCCGTCACCCTGGACGCGGTGGACGACGACGCCCGCCGCATCCTGCGCAGGCTCGCGGCCCTGGCCGCCGACACGATGCAGACCAAGAACGGCTACACCGACCTCTTCTTCCGCACCCGCCGCGGCGAACCGATGAGCGTCGCCGCCGAGATCCAGTGGTCGCTCCTGCCACCGCTCGCCATGACGATGCCCCGCGTCGCCGTCGCCGGAGTCCTGGAACCCGCCTACGACGTGGCCGGCGACAGCTTCGACTACGCCCTGAACGGCGACGTCCTCCATCTCGCCATGATCGACGCCATGGGCCACGGCCTGGACGCGGCGACCATGGCGACCGTGGCCATCGGCGCGTACCGGCACGCCCGCCGCACCAGCGTCGAGCTGTCCGAGATCTACCTCTTCATGGACCGGGCCGTCGCCGAACAGTTCGCCCCCGACCACTTCGTCACCGCACAGATGCTGCGGCTCGACACGGGCACCGGCCGCCTCCAGTGGGTCAATGCCGGGCACCCCGCCCCCATGCTGATCCGCGAGCACCGCGTCGTACGCCGCCTCGACAGCCCCACCACCCTCCCCGTCGGCTTCGGCGGAGACCAGCCGCAGGTCAGCGAAGTAACGCTCGCGCTCGGGGACCGGATCCTCTGCTTCACCGACGGCCTGATCGAGGAACACGAGACCGGGCAGGAGGAGTTCGGCGAGGACCAGCTGATCGACTGGGTCCACCGGCTGGACCGGGCCGACCGGAGCGTACGGGCCGTGGCACGCGACCTGTCCCACACGCTCAGACGGGCCCGCGGCGGGGCCACCACCGACGACGCCACCCTCGTCCTCGTCGAGTGGCGCGGACGCGGATGA
- a CDS encoding TetR/AcrR family transcriptional regulator encodes MTSDDPVRRGGREAQRRRTRKAIVEAAVRLSAGGATPSIDEIAAAADVSRRTVYAYFPSLDHLLIDATAGALNEPPVEEAFADPAIADDPAARVDALIRTLLKYSPQSLPLGRRLIRLTVDQPVDESQDPPAPRRGPRRVEWLEQACEPLRETLAPESYERLISALTIVVGWEAQIALRDVRGLGPQAEEEAITWAARALVEAAIREHEAGGRP; translated from the coding sequence ATGACCAGTGACGATCCAGTCCGTCGCGGTGGCCGCGAAGCGCAGCGCCGCCGTACCCGCAAGGCGATCGTCGAAGCGGCGGTCCGGCTGAGCGCCGGCGGAGCGACGCCGTCCATCGACGAGATCGCGGCCGCCGCCGACGTGTCGCGGCGCACGGTCTACGCGTACTTCCCGAGCCTCGATCACCTGCTGATCGACGCGACCGCCGGCGCGCTCAACGAGCCCCCCGTCGAGGAGGCGTTCGCCGACCCCGCGATCGCCGACGACCCCGCGGCCCGCGTGGACGCCCTCATAAGGACGCTCTTGAAGTACTCACCGCAGTCGCTTCCGCTCGGCCGCCGGCTCATCCGGCTGACCGTCGATCAGCCGGTGGACGAGAGCCAGGACCCGCCCGCCCCGCGGCGCGGCCCCCGCCGGGTCGAGTGGCTGGAGCAGGCCTGCGAGCCGCTCCGCGAGACCCTCGCCCCGGAGTCGTACGAGAGGCTGATCTCGGCCCTGACCATCGTGGTCGGCTGGGAGGCGCAGATCGCTCTGCGCGACGTCCGCGGGCTCGGCCCGCAGGCCGAGGAGGAGGCCATCACCTGGGCGGCACGCGCCCTCGTGGAGGCGGCGATCCGGGAGCACGAAGCGGGTGGTCGCCCGTAG
- a CDS encoding DUF6578 domain-containing protein, with protein sequence MTVTIWVDDWQMQCCGEDFAPGDVVSWRLLEVDPEDYADVVGDERAAGIDFREEHHGQGDEQAPSSLEVLTIAEVHCRYALPPGSTGNTYHPVPGTTVLVPVERADGWAKARPDVRFAGYLVTARRAAEASEGAAARS encoded by the coding sequence ATGACGGTGACGATCTGGGTCGACGACTGGCAGATGCAGTGCTGCGGGGAGGACTTCGCGCCGGGGGACGTCGTCTCGTGGCGGCTGCTGGAGGTCGATCCGGAGGACTACGCCGACGTCGTCGGTGACGAGCGGGCGGCGGGCATCGACTTCCGCGAGGAGCATCACGGGCAGGGGGACGAGCAGGCGCCGAGCTCGCTGGAGGTGCTGACGATCGCCGAGGTGCACTGCCGTTACGCGCTGCCTCCCGGCAGCACGGGCAACACGTACCACCCCGTTCCGGGCACCACCGTGCTGGTGCCGGTCGAGCGGGCGGACGGGTGGGCGAAGGCCCGGCCCGATGTGCGGTTCGCGGGCTATCTGGTGACCGCCCGGCGCGCCGCGGAGGCTTCGGAAGGGGCGGCCGCCCGGTCGTGA
- a CDS encoding DUF4287 domain-containing protein, producing MTDSLKGAAYFPSIEKKYGRPIAEWKDLIRSSPLTKHMELVSWLKSEHGLGHGHANALVAHTLAEDKAK from the coding sequence ATGACGGACTCGCTGAAGGGTGCCGCGTACTTTCCTTCGATCGAGAAGAAGTACGGCCGCCCGATCGCGGAATGGAAGGACCTCATCCGCTCCTCCCCGCTGACCAAGCACATGGAGCTCGTCTCGTGGCTCAAGTCCGAGCACGGCCTGGGCCACGGCCACGCCAACGCCCTGGTCGCCCACACCCTCGCGGAGGACAAGGCGAAGTAG
- a CDS encoding DNA-binding response regulator, which translates to MTTQGIVTLRGTAELVRRAGALFDGAREEFLCAAGEPGTWSAAAVGARRTPVPGLVVRKLYGPAVYRAPGGRELLERLAGAGAEIRISPAPPAHEAIVVDRRLAVLAAPRPATGEPRTYSVVQEPDVVAGVRALFETAWETATDLAAYGRTPFPRLGEADRAVLRSLAAGHTDETASRLLGVSLRTYRRRVASLMTALDARSRFQAGLRARELLGGQWSS; encoded by the coding sequence ATGACGACCCAGGGCATCGTGACGCTGCGGGGGACCGCCGAGCTGGTGCGGCGGGCCGGCGCCCTCTTCGACGGCGCACGGGAGGAGTTCCTCTGCGCCGCCGGGGAACCCGGGACCTGGTCGGCGGCGGCCGTCGGCGCCCGGCGCACACCCGTACCGGGCCTCGTGGTGCGGAAGTTGTACGGGCCCGCCGTCTACCGGGCTCCCGGCGGACGGGAGTTGCTGGAGCGCCTCGCCGGGGCCGGTGCGGAGATCCGGATCTCGCCCGCTCCCCCGGCCCACGAGGCGATCGTCGTCGACCGGCGCCTCGCCGTCCTCGCGGCGCCGCGGCCCGCGACCGGAGAACCCCGTACGTACAGCGTCGTCCAGGAGCCGGACGTCGTGGCCGGAGTGCGGGCACTGTTCGAGACGGCGTGGGAGACCGCCACGGACCTCGCCGCGTACGGCCGCACGCCGTTTCCGCGTCTCGGCGAGGCCGACCGGGCCGTACTGCGTTCCCTGGCCGCCGGCCACACGGACGAGACGGCGTCCCGACTGCTCGGGGTCTCCCTGCGCACGTACCGGCGTCGGGTGGCCTCGCTGATGACCGCGCTGGACGCCCGCTCGCGCTTCCAGGCCGGGCTCCGGGCCCGGGAGCTCCTCGGCGGACAATGGTCTTCATGA
- a CDS encoding NADPH-dependent FMN reductase gives MPTPPLILLVSGSLRAGSSNAAVLGTAQAVAPSWIRTRLYEGLGALPHFNPDDDRDPLPAPVASLRAAVEEADAVLICTPEYAGTLPGSFKNLLDWTVGGTEICDKPVAWVTAAAPGRGQGAEATLRLVLGYTGAAVVESACARIPVAPQIVGEDGLITDPDVREQIGKVLALLAEGAAAVSRSE, from the coding sequence ATGCCTACGCCGCCTCTGATTCTCCTGGTGTCCGGAAGCCTGCGGGCCGGTTCCTCCAACGCGGCGGTGCTCGGCACCGCGCAAGCGGTGGCGCCCTCCTGGATACGCACCCGCCTCTACGAGGGCCTGGGCGCGCTTCCGCACTTCAACCCCGACGACGACCGCGATCCGCTGCCCGCTCCGGTCGCCTCGCTACGGGCCGCCGTCGAGGAGGCGGACGCGGTGTTGATCTGTACTCCGGAGTACGCGGGTACGCTGCCCGGCTCGTTCAAGAACCTGCTGGACTGGACGGTCGGCGGCACCGAGATCTGCGACAAGCCCGTGGCCTGGGTGACCGCCGCCGCCCCCGGGCGCGGCCAGGGTGCGGAGGCCACTCTGCGCCTCGTGCTCGGCTACACCGGCGCCGCCGTCGTGGAATCGGCCTGCGCCAGGATTCCGGTGGCTCCCCAGATCGTCGGCGAGGACGGGCTCATCACCGATCCGGACGTGCGCGAGCAGATCGGCAAGGTGCTCGCGCTGCTGGCGGAAGGGGCCGCGGCCGTCAGCCGGTCGGAATGA
- a CDS encoding DUF5994 family protein — protein MTSTTAPTRQARLVLTPNTSMAGLLDGAWWPYSRDLATELLPLVEALRDRFGRVTRITANPAPWPVALRKVPIGGYAVHVGWFTEQAPDTMILLSYDLGRCDLLVIPPETEPAAAARLMAAASAPGNVHTTGTLMSEENATGRLLREAGAGEDAWETDRGASRQPRLRPRPVVGARMIYLPHGVRR, from the coding sequence ATGACCAGCACCACCGCTCCCACCCGCCAGGCTCGCCTGGTCCTGACCCCGAACACCTCCATGGCCGGCCTGCTGGACGGCGCCTGGTGGCCGTACTCACGCGATCTCGCCACCGAGTTGCTCCCCCTGGTGGAGGCGCTGCGGGACCGCTTCGGACGCGTCACGCGGATCACCGCGAACCCGGCACCCTGGCCTGTCGCCCTGCGCAAGGTCCCCATCGGCGGCTACGCCGTGCACGTCGGCTGGTTCACCGAGCAGGCCCCCGACACGATGATCCTGCTCTCGTACGACCTCGGCCGCTGCGACCTGCTGGTGATTCCCCCGGAGACCGAACCCGCCGCCGCCGCAAGGCTGATGGCCGCCGCGTCCGCCCCGGGCAACGTCCACACCACAGGCACCCTGATGTCCGAGGAGAACGCGACCGGTCGTCTCCTGCGGGAGGCAGGGGCCGGTGAGGACGCCTGGGAGACGGACCGCGGCGCCTCCCGGCAGCCCCGGCTCCGCCCCCGCCCCGTCGTCGGGGCACGCATGATCTACCTGCCCCACGGCGTGCGGAGATGA
- a CDS encoding DUF4097 family beta strand repeat-containing protein, with product MQKFDTTSPITAVLDIPAGRVRFIASDRSDTTVEVLPADASKGRDVQAAAETVVEFGDGVLRIAAPAAKHQLLGNSGYVAVTVQLPAGSSVEAKTADAAFEGVGRLGDVTFEGAQGKVELDETAGARLTLLAGDVSVGRLSGPARISTQKGAIHVTEAVTGTVTLSTEHGPITVGVARGVSASLDAGTGYGRIHNSLENTGGAAAGLNIHATTSYGDITARSL from the coding sequence ATGCAGAAGTTCGACACCACCAGCCCGATCACCGCCGTCCTGGACATCCCCGCGGGACGCGTCCGGTTCATCGCCTCCGACCGCAGCGACACCACCGTCGAGGTCCTGCCCGCGGATGCCTCGAAGGGTCGCGACGTGCAGGCGGCGGCGGAGACGGTCGTCGAGTTCGGCGACGGTGTGCTGCGGATCGCGGCCCCGGCCGCGAAGCACCAGCTCCTCGGCAACTCCGGATATGTCGCGGTGACCGTCCAACTGCCCGCCGGCTCGAGCGTCGAGGCGAAGACGGCCGACGCCGCGTTCGAGGGCGTCGGACGGCTCGGCGACGTCACCTTCGAGGGCGCACAGGGCAAGGTCGAGCTCGACGAGACCGCCGGCGCCCGGCTCACCCTTCTCGCCGGCGACGTCTCGGTCGGCCGCCTGAGCGGCCCCGCCCGGATCAGCACCCAGAAGGGCGCCATCCATGTCACCGAGGCCGTGACCGGCACGGTCACCCTGAGCACCGAGCACGGCCCGATCACCGTCGGAGTCGCCCGCGGGGTCTCCGCCTCCTTGGACGCCGGCACCGGCTACGGCCGCATCCACAACTCGCTCGAGAACACCGGCGGTGCCGCCGCCGGCCTGAACATCCACGCGACCACGTCCTACGGGGACATCACCGCCCGCAGCCTGTGA